Proteins encoded within one genomic window of Lynx canadensis isolate LIC74 chromosome B2, mLynCan4.pri.v2, whole genome shotgun sequence:
- the ELOVL2 gene encoding elongation of very long chain fatty acids protein 2, with the protein MEHLKAFDDEINAFLDNMFGPRDSRVRGWFMLDSYLPTFFLTVLYLLSIWLGNKYMKNRHALSLRGILTLYNLGITLLSVYMLAELILSSWEGGYNLQCQDLTSAGEADVRVAKVLWWYYFSKSIEFLDTIFFVLRKKTSQITFLHVYHHASMFNIWWCVLNWIPCGQSFFGPTLNSFIHILMYSYYGLSVFPSMHKYLWWKKYLTQAQLVQFVLTITHTLSAVVKPCGFPFGCLIFQSSYMLTLVILFLNFYVQTYRKKPMKKNTQEPPAGKEVKNGFSRACFAATNGVINKKAQ; encoded by the exons GAGCATCTAAAGGCTTTTGATGATGAAATCAATGCTTTTTTGGACAATATGTTTGGACCTCGAG ATTCTCGAGTCAGAGGATGGTTCATGTTGGACTCTTACCTTCCTACCTTTTTTCTTACTGTCCTGTATCTGCTTTCAATATGGCTGGGTAACAAATACATGAAGAACAgacatgctctctccctcaggGGTATCCTCACCTTGTATAATCTCGGAATCACACTTCTCTCCGTATATATGCTGGCAGAG CTTATTCTCTCCAGCTGGGAAGGAGGCTACAATTTACAGTGTCAAGATCTCACCAGTGCAGGGGAAGCCGATGTCCGG GTAGCCAAGGTGTTGTGGTGGTACTACTTCTCCAAGTCCATAGAGTTCCTGGAcacaattttctttgttttgcggAAAAAAACCAGTCAGATTACTTTTCTTCACGTATACCATCATGCCTCCATGTTTAACATCTGGTGGTGTGTTTTGAACTGGATACCTTGCGGGCAAA GTTTCTTTGGACCCACACTGAACAGTTTTATCCACATTCTCATGTACTCCTACTATGGCCTTTCTGTATTTCCATCTATGCACAAGTATCTCTGGTGGAAGAAATACCTCACGCAGGCTCAGCTG gTGCAGTTCGTGCTGACCATCACGCACACGCTGAGCGCGGTGGTGAAACCCTGCGGCTTCCCCTTCGGCTGTCTCATCTTCCAGTCGTCCTACATGCTCACCTTAGTCATCCTGTTCTTAAATTTTTACGTTCAG ACGTACCGAAAAAAGCCAATGAAGAAAAATACGCAAGAGCCACCTGCAGGGAAAGAAGTTAAGAACGGTTTCTCCAGAGCCTGCTTCGCTGCAACTAATGGGGTAATAAACAAGAAAGCACAGTAA